The sequence below is a genomic window from Mytilus edulis chromosome 2, xbMytEdul2.2, whole genome shotgun sequence.
TATACATGGATCTTGACGTGCAGACTAAACAAATTAACCTACCTCTTTGGGGGCCTGGAAAGCAACATAGTCGCTATATATTTTCTGTGCAAGCACCGGAACATTAAATTCTTTACAAAAACGAAATTCCTCACAGGCAATCCAAAACTCTAAGTTCTCTTCACTGAATTCGGACTTCAAGAATCCCTTGAATAGTTCCAAACCACCTGTTAACAATGAATGaacaattaattaattaaaagaaCAATTAAGACTGATATGGATGCGCCAACTTAAAGAGTTTCTGGTTAATGATTGCATATTGACATTATCACTGTGAATGACATCTCATGGCTTTTAAAATCTTGCGTTAGCACGTCTGGGTGCAGTGGGTGTGATCATGTTGGTTTCTATAATTTATATAACAAACTGTTCAGACTTATTCTTATTGCAATTCACATCTAAATACTGAATTTAAATGAGTTTTATCTGATAGTTTGAGATCCATTGCTCTAAATGTCAACAATAATAAAGATGATAACTTTTCATAACATGTAACTTACTGTTCAGTATGTTTTTGCTCATAGATAAATACCGTACTTTCCTTAGTTGAAGCGtatgtgttgtttttgtttttgttttgtttttttggcgGATAGTTAATTGACAACCATACAACATCTTGTTTTATTCAAATTGGCTgctaatttatgaaaatgacagaAGCTACTTACTGTTATCAGTTAACAGTGATTCAAATGATTTACTCCACTGAAAGGCTTGATCATATGTTGGAATCGTGAAATGCAGAGGTAGAGAAAATTTAGGAACAAGTGCCGTGTCCGTGTTTCTGCGTCGTAGATTTTGAAATTTCCTCTTCATATTCTTAAACCCTCTGCAAAACATGAACAAACAAAATATAGGTTTGATATccatataaacaaaaaatacataaaaccTGCTTTATTAATTTTGTGTTGTGTAGTAATATAGTTTTAGTGCTAGTTTTAGAACAACACCAACCAGACATGCCTTCATATATGTGTTCATTTCATTATTAAGATTTTTGAAACTGTCTTCAATTAGATTCATCTACGTGAactgtgaaaaaaatattgtcaGAATAATGGCACAAGGGTATTTCCTCTTTGGTATCTTCTCACTGTGTGTATAAGAAGGCGCATCTTCGCAATAGCTACATTTTGTAAAAGGATTATGATCTGTTCCCCTCCTCTCCATGGAATGAGGGGAACGGATCTGTTACCCTTGGCTAGCGATGATGAAGAAggtagaaaacaaaaattttctaTGAATCATTATAATCAGATATATATGTGTGATTAATTTGATATTCATGGTTAACTTGATATTCGTGATTAATTTGATATTCATGATAAACTTGATATGCATGACAAACCGAAAACCTAACTACTCTTGTggagatttttgttttgttttacattttcttgttCTATCTGGTGTTTGTTTTATGTGTCATACTCTGTACACATAAGACTTCTGACGAATAGTTGAAAATGAAAACTTACGAATTTCTCGATTTAGATTTGGGCTGTGAAGTATTGGTCATAAAATCTGGAGAGTTCATCATTGCAGCATCTGCAGAACATGTTTTATGAACTCTTCTAGTCAGTTCTCTGTCTGTCTTACCATCACTATCACTTCTAAATCTCTGGTGATATAAAGATAATTCCATAGCACGACTTTCCATCTGTAAACAAATAagataaagttgagaatggaaatgaggaatgtcaaagtgacaacaacccgaccatagagacattcattataataataaattcaGAATTGCggaacaaaaataagaaaaactcgATATTGGtctcctttcctcagttctaatgacgcTTTTATAAAACTGCTTAcgttttctttgttttataataaacatgattaagattaATTCGAAGCGCTTATTAATCAAGATGATCATGAATAATTTGCTCGGATTGAATCGCTTTTCTGAATATGATAGATcagaaaaatttaaacaataattttaatatGTAACAAACAACCCCAAGATTCCAATTTTCTAACAGGAACAACTATTTAAAAGAAGACACTGTTTTGACCTTTAGATGGCTTTTAGTATCTGTATACAGTATCGTTAGATTGCTGCCTTATTGTATCCCCCTTTTCTCCCTACATATCCGATCATGGCCTTTATTCATACAGATAACCATTCCCAAGTACCTGCTTTCATGCACAGTTGCTTGTTTGGTTTTTGTATTGCGTTTTTGGTAGTGTTATGTGAATTGTAACAGTTGTTTTTGTTCTAATCATATTATTGCACATGCTATTGCATGTTAATTAATCAGACTGAGTgacaaattcaaataattttttacGGTGAGGCAAATTATAGTCCTTTATTATTAAAAATCTAACAAACATACAAAatgattgaatattttaatagTCTCTCTTTTCCACAAAAACAACTTCCTTTGATTACTTTGAAAATCTAAACTCTCAGATAGTACGCTTATGGATCGGGTTTAATATGGCAACAATTTTAGATTTACAAATTCCACCGTCATATAGTGACTTGGTTTATTctaccaaaaataaaataattataatctaAATATCTGCATGATACATACTCATTTCAGAAAAACAaagttattaactttttttttgaaatacaaCCCATTTTAATGTATAAACATCATGAAGCTATGATTCATTATTATCGTCCTTAAGCTATCGTCTTGAGATATTAAAGGACATTCCTATTTAGGATCGATTTCTTCTCGAAAACTACTTTATTTGCTGCTAGAAATAGACAGAGAATTTATTTTGTCACGAAGTATAAGGCCTTTTTACAGAGATCACAAATTAGTTTACCATAAATAGTTTTCTTAAGCTAAAAATACCATGAATACAGTTCGATGAACGAAAGAAAACCGCTGTGTTGATGATGTGCTTTTGTTgggagaaaataaaaaaaaagatgttattgttgttattgaaaaatatgttttaataattAGATTGTGTTTACCGTGACTTATAATGAAGCAGTAATTATTGATATTAAACCCttaaaagcacaaaaatatccCGAGGAAACAGAAGaatgttcaaaacaaaacaattatgcaTGGTCGGTAAATGTAtatacctattttttttatttcttattgtcGTGCCAAACATTGTAATAATAAGTAGCTTATAATGTTCCATTTTCagttcagtgaatgttatatttatGCGTCTTTGACAGTCCCCCTcctcgtaacccttggctagcgaagattgGCATTCATGCAATCATAAAAACTAGAATCTCAAAGATACTTGTTTTGGCCAGTAAATATAAGTAAGGtacatgtttaatattttaaatcattgactgtccagtagcaaatatcaCAGTAATAATGCGATAGCGATTACTTAAGTCTTTAAAAGGGAACATTTAAGGCGTCAATTTTACTctgcaaatatttcaaaacagattttaaaCAGACATACTTTAGCCTTAATTATGATTACATTAAATTTAAGTTATCATTAAAATGTTATTCTTAccttaattttaaatttacataatgAATAGTATTTTCGCCTCTTGTATTTTGTCTAACCACCCTCCTAGATATGATTATATTAACATGTAAAACCAATACATTTTGTTGCCAAGGATCACAAAGAAATTGGTATTGTTACAATGCCAAGATGGCATATTTATGTAGGAAAACTGTAGCTGTACTTGTCAAGTCTGGTTAGCTGTAGGACAGTGCAATGTCACAAAGAATGACAAATGTCGGTTTTGGTTTGGCAAAGGCATAGCATGAACTCATTGTTTAATACCGTTTGACCTTAATTATGTACCAAACGCCTTCAGTTATTCATTACACGAGTTTGTTGTTGATATCTGGACGTATTGCACAAGACAGCATTTgtaagaaaataatttgtttactgattcccagaagaaaaaaaatgatgtattCACATGTGTAATAACCCCTGTAGATTCGCTCCTCTGCATAACgccatacaataatatatattgtcAAGGAAGCTGCATTTAGTTAGAACGCATAGTTACGGATACAATTCAATGCATTTTCTACTTTATTTGCATTAAAACTTACAATAGACTAATGATAGaagaattaaaatatcaaaaatatacagCACGTGACAAAATAATAATGACGTTTTACTCTTGAAAAACGCGCATTTGTGAACTTAAtttgttgttcgttcattttCGTTAAATATGTTTCTACATTCTacacagcagagggtcaccaacaagtcttcaatgtagcgagaaattcccgcacccggaggcgtccttcagctggcccctaaacaaatatatactgttcccaatttaaaataaataaaaaaagcacCTACCGTATCTCCATTTTGACTTGGATCAGAGTCAACAAATAGTGCATGTGCAGGAATGTCATTGGTACAACCAGCACTATGACTCCGACGTAATGGTCGTGTTATCATTCTTTTAAATCGTCTGCGTTTGGATTCTTTGTCTTTCTTCGTGTAGCTTTGTTTAGAATCTATTGACTTTGTGTCTGAATGAAGGTCAAAGTCTGATGTTTCAGGAGAGGTATCACAAGTAAATGTTACTTTACTATCTTTAAGACCCGATGAAGATGAAGTACTGTCAAAAGATAACTCAACTGCTTCATCAATGTCAAATGAACTTATTTTTCCCGAACTACTTTTTCTATCCATTATTCTTTTTCTCCAATTCTTTGGTGTAgatttttcctttgttttttcaCAAGAAACTGTGCACTTGTCTTTCATTTCTGTACAC
It includes:
- the LOC139512419 gene encoding uncharacterized protein isoform X1, with product MLCCFKFHGINNLTCISEFRVSTPTFHIEGVQLDEPSTPITKQWNQDLQEFVRNLSSPKLDLTNQTQSIDLKQGDEVMRLPSDLCTEMKDKCTVSCEKTKEKSTPKNWRKRIMDRKSSSGKISSFDIDEAVELSFDSTSSSSGLKDSKVTFTCDTSPETSDFDLHSDTKSIDSKQSYTKKDKESKRRRFKRMITRPLRRSHSAGCTNDIPAHALFVDSDPSQNGDTMESRAMELSLYHQRFRSDSDGKTDRELTRRVHKTCSADAAMMNSPDFMTNTSQPKSKSRNSGFKNMKRKFQNLRRRNTDTALVPKFSLPLHFTIPTYDQAFQWSKSFESLLTDNSGLELFKGFLKSEFSEENLEFWIACEEFRFCKEFNVPVLAQKIYSDYVAFQAPKEVNLDSTTRMTTVSNLENPSKQTFEVAQHKIQALMEKDSYPRFIESELYQQILESVSKV
- the LOC139512419 gene encoding uncharacterized protein isoform X3, which codes for MRLPSDLCTEMKDKCTVSCEKTKEKSTPKNWRKRIMDRKSSSGKISSFDIDEAVELSFDSTSSSSGLKDSKVTFTCDTSPETSDFDLHSDTKSIDSKQSYTKKDKESKRRRFKRMITRPLRRSHSAGCTNDIPAHALFVDSDPSQNGDTMESRAMELSLYHQRFRSDSDGKTDRELTRRVHKTCSADAAMMNSPDFMTNTSQPKSKSRNSGFKNMKRKFQNLRRRNTDTALVPKFSLPLHFTIPTYDQAFQWSKSFESLLTDNSGLELFKGFLKSEFSEENLEFWIACEEFRFCKEFNVPVLAQKIYSDYVAFQAPKEVNLDSTTRMTTVSNLENPSKQTFEVAQHKIQALMEKDSYPRFIESELYQQILESVSKV
- the LOC139512419 gene encoding uncharacterized protein isoform X2, producing MRGVQLDEPSTPITKQWNQDLQEFVRNLSSPKLDLTNQTQSIDLKQGDEVMRLPSDLCTEMKDKCTVSCEKTKEKSTPKNWRKRIMDRKSSSGKISSFDIDEAVELSFDSTSSSSGLKDSKVTFTCDTSPETSDFDLHSDTKSIDSKQSYTKKDKESKRRRFKRMITRPLRRSHSAGCTNDIPAHALFVDSDPSQNGDTMESRAMELSLYHQRFRSDSDGKTDRELTRRVHKTCSADAAMMNSPDFMTNTSQPKSKSRNSGFKNMKRKFQNLRRRNTDTALVPKFSLPLHFTIPTYDQAFQWSKSFESLLTDNSGLELFKGFLKSEFSEENLEFWIACEEFRFCKEFNVPVLAQKIYSDYVAFQAPKEVNLDSTTRMTTVSNLENPSKQTFEVAQHKIQALMEKDSYPRFIESELYQQILESVSKV